The segment CTGGCGGAGCCGACGGCCGCGCCTGCGCCCGCGCCCGCCGCGCAGGCGCCCGCTTCGTCCTTCGGCTTTTCGCCATCGATGCCCATGCAGATGGGCGTGCCGCCGCTCCCGAGAACGAGCGCTCAGTAACCTGCCCTAGGAACGGGAATCATGGCAACGTCGTATCTCGGAAAGTGGATTGGACGCTTCGTCGAAAGCTCCCATGGTGCTCAGACGCAGAAGCCGGTCGCGCGTCCTGCGACGTCCAAGCCGGCGTCGGGGCGCGGGCACGCTCAAGCACCGCACAAGCCGCTGCCGAGCTTGCCGACCGTGACGTCGGTTGCCGAGCTTCCGTCGATCCAGCACATTTACACGGCCGCCAAGGCCGAGTTCGAGATTCCGGATTCGCTGAAGCTGGCGCTCGTTGCGACGGGGCATGAAGGCGGCACGGCAAGCATGCTCGTCGATCCTGCCGCCTTCCGGCAAGCGTCGATCCACGTCGACAGCCTGCGCGAGCGTCTGCGGAAGTCACAGATACGCGTCACGAAGCTGGCGTTCGCGGATCGCGACCTGATTGCCGCGATCTACAAGACCGAGCGACGCGGCGAGTCGATCGAGGATGCCGCGCCGAGCGTATCGGAAGAAAGCCGCCTGTTCGAAACGTTCATCCGATACGGCATCGACAACCATGCGACGGACATTCACGTCGTCGTGAAGGGGCAGCATGGTGTCGTGAAGTTTCGAATCGACGGCATCATGGAGGTGATGCGGGGGCCGACCAACGGCATCTATACGCGCGAACAGGTCGTCGGCGCGTTCGGCTACGCGTACAACAAGCTCATCGGCGACCGGACCGGCTCGCATTCCTCGTTCACGAGCGACGACTTCCAGTCCGGGATGATTCCGTATCGTGTCGGCGACCGGGCGATGAACCTGCGCTGGCAATCGGCGCGAGGATTCGAGGGGTTCACGGTCTACATCCGGTATCTGCTGAAGGACAAGACGTTCAAGGCGGAGCGGTTTCAGGACTTCGGCTACGAGGACGACCAGGCCGAGATGTTCACCCGCGTCGGGCGCACGCGCAAGGGGATGATCCTCATTTGCGGCGAGACGAACTCGGGCAAATCCACCGCGCTCACCCACTACATCGAGACGCTGCCGGACCGCGACCTGCTCAACATCATCATGGTCGAGGATCCCGTGGAAAAGGAAGTGGCGGGAACATCGCTGCAAATTTCGCTGCAGCGCACGCTGTCGGTCGATTCCGAGAAGACGCCGTTCACCGAGGTGCAGGGCGTGCTGATGCGAAGCGATCCCTGCATCATCGCGCAGGGGGAAATTCGGGACCTCGATTCCGGAACATGCGCCAAGACGCTCCTGGAATCGGGCCACCAGGTGCTTGCCACGACGCACGCCCCCGGCATCATGGACGTGTTCGTTCGGCTGACCAGCAGCGAAATCGGCTTCTCGATGGAATCCCTGACGCGTCCGCGCTTCTGGTCGCTGGTCGCCTGTCAGGCGCTGGTCCCGAAGCTTTGCTGGTGTTCGCACGATCAGTACGCGGATGAAACGATTCCGCACATCACGGAGTTCATCCGCGCTCGCTTCGATATCGACACGTCCAGGATGCGCACGAAACGCGACGGCGGATGCGACTCGTGCGGCGGGCGCGGCACGAAGGGGCAAACCGTGGTGGCGGAGATCTATCAGCCGACGCGCACCTTCCTGCAGGAATTGCGCGACGGGCACGACTTCGAGGCCGAGCGAATCTGGCGCTCCGATAGCGACAAGCGCTTCGACTCGCCGAACATGCGCGGGAAGACGATGTTCGAGCACGCGCTTTACAAGGCCTATATCGGGCTTATCGATCCGAGACAGGTCGAGACGTTCGACCTTTTCGACCAGTACGAGATCGTTTGAGAGGCATGGATGGGAGCAGAACTCAGCAGATTGAAGGCGGCGGCGTCCGATACCCTGGGACGCCTGAGCGAGAAGAACGCGATTCGGCGATTCCGCAGCACGCGGGAAGACTTCTATGTCGACCTCGCCGAAGCGATCAAGGACAAGGAGCCGGTGGCAAAGTTTCTTTCCATCCGCCGCACGCGCGCCATCGAACAGAAGGATGCGTTTGCGCGGCTGTACCAGATTTTCTAGACCGTCTCGAGCAGAAGGGGGGTTCCCTTTCGCACATGCTGAGCGACGTGGTGCCCGACGGCGACCTGATGGTGATCGCGTCCGTCGAGCAGCGCGGTGACGTCCACGAAGGCCTGCTCTTCCTGGCCCAGACCATCAAGAGTCAGCGCGCGATGGCGGGCGAGATGGCGGCGGCGCTGGCTGTGCCGGTGCTCGTGACCGCCGTGTGCGTCGGCTTCATCATCATGCTGTCGTTCTTCGTGATCCCGGTGTACGAGTCGATCGTGCCGCCGTCGAAGTGGAACGCGATGGGGAGGTCGATCTACATGGTCTCGTATGTGACGCGGCATTACGGGCTGCTCATCGTCGCGGGGTTCGTTGCCGCGATGTGGTGGTTCGTCTGGTCGATTCCAAACTGGCGCGGCCGTCGGCGCGTCAAGTTCGACGACTACATTCCCTATCGCGTCTTTCGCGACTATCACGGGGCCATCTTCATGGTCGCGCTCGCGTCGCTCATGGTTTCCGGCGAAACGCTGGTGCGGTCCCTTGAAAAGCTGAAGCGCCGTGGCAAGCCCTGGCTGCGATGGCACATCAACGCGATTCTCGGCCGACTGCTGACGAAGAGTCGAAATTATGGCGAAGCTTTCGCGACGGGCATCTTCAGCCAGCAATTGTCGAATCGGCTGATCGATCAGGCTCGCCGCAGTTCGGATTTCAACGAAGTCATCAGGAAGATGGGGATCGAGGGGATCGAGAAGACCAAGGAGGAGGTTCGCAAGTCCGCGAAGCGCCTCAACCTTGCGTTGATCTTCGTGCTTGGCGGGGTGGTCGCGTATTTGCTGATGGGGACGCTCTATACCGCCCAAGGCCTGAGCGCCGGCATCCGCGAAACGGTTCGTCACCACAACGTTTCGAAGCATTAGCCGAGCGGGGCCGGCAACGTCGCGCGCATCGTCGCGCATCTAATGCGTATAATTGTATTGATACGCAAAAACCACTCACTACTGCTATGGGGGAAATCATGATCACAATGTCGAAACGTCTGCGTCAGCAAAGGGGCTATTCGTTGGTGGAGTTGTCGATCGTCGTGGCGATCATCGCCCTGCTGATCTACGGGGTCGTGAAACTGGTCAACGGCATTCTCGCGGACCACCGGGCAAATGCCGAGCTGTCGGAAATGCCCACGATCATCACAAAGATCCAGAAGATCTACGCGAACCGTCCGAACTTCTCCGGCGCGACGCAAGCGATCCTGGTGAACAACAACGCATTCCCGGCCGATTGGGTCGTCACCGGCAGCACCAACCTCGTGAACCGCTGGAGCGGGACGGTCACGCTCGCGGTTGCAACGATCGGGGCGATTTCGAACAACGCCATCACGCTCACGACGACCGGCGTGCCGGACTCCGAATGCAAATCGATCGTGCCCGGCATGGACGACTCGGTCCGGACGACGGCGGTGAACGGCACGGTGGTCAAGCAAGATGGCAAGCCGAGCGACCCCGCACTGACGGGTACGTCCTGCGCCAACGGGACCAACACGATCATCTATACGTTCAGCAAGTGACGGGGTGCGAACATGGACGCGCTAGAGATAGATGACATGCTGCTCCTGGAGGCGGCGACGTATTCCGACTGGCACGTGGATATCGCGCGTCCTGAAACGTCGGTGGTGTTTCGGGAAGTGAACGAAGCAGGTGACGCGCTGGCGGAGGCGAAGCCGTCGCGCGTGCCGGCGTCGATGATGCCGGTGCTTCACCTGATGCTCAAATGGCTGCGGGCGCACCGCGACGCAGGCAATCAGCATTCGTTTGCCATGAACGTCGGCAACCTGCGGTTTCGGGGCGAAGTGATCCGCGCCGATCGCTATGCCCTTCGCCGGACGCGCCAGGAGGTCGAGACCCTTGAATCCCTGAAACTCGGGCGGGCCGCGGAAGAGCTGCTGCTGGATCCGGAGTTTCGGTCGGGTGGCCTGATGCTCGTGACGGGCGATACCGGTGCGGGCAAATCGACCACCATTCGCTCGGCGGTCAAGGCGCGTCTCGAAAAGTACGGCGGGTACGCGCTCGCGGTGGAATCGCCGATCGAGGTTGAATTCGAAGGCTTTCACGGGGACGGCTATCTCGAGCAGGTCGACGCGACCAACATGGGGTACCGGTACGAAGTCGAGACGGCCATGCGCAAGTTCCCCGCCGCGACGCGCAGCATGTTCATGTTCGGCGAGGTGCTTGGGCAAGACGCGGCGGCCGAGCTGGTGCGCCTTTCGCCGAGAGGGCATTTCGTGATGACGACGATTCACGGCGA is part of the Burkholderia ubonensis subsp. mesacidophila genome and harbors:
- a CDS encoding type II secretion system F family protein gives rise to the protein MLSDVVPDGDLMVIASVEQRGDVHEGLLFLAQTIKSQRAMAGEMAAALAVPVLVTAVCVGFIIMLSFFVIPVYESIVPPSKWNAMGRSIYMVSYVTRHYGLLIVAGFVAAMWWFVWSIPNWRGRRRVKFDDYIPYRVFRDYHGAIFMVALASLMVSGETLVRSLEKLKRRGKPWLRWHINAILGRLLTKSRNYGEAFATGIFSQQLSNRLIDQARRSSDFNEVIRKMGIEGIEKTKEEVRKSAKRLNLALIFVLGGVVAYLLMGTLYTAQGLSAGIRETVRHHNVSKH
- a CDS encoding ATPase, T2SS/T4P/T4SS family — its product is MATSYLGKWIGRFVESSHGAQTQKPVARPATSKPASGRGHAQAPHKPLPSLPTVTSVAELPSIQHIYTAAKAEFEIPDSLKLALVATGHEGGTASMLVDPAAFRQASIHVDSLRERLRKSQIRVTKLAFADRDLIAAIYKTERRGESIEDAAPSVSEESRLFETFIRYGIDNHATDIHVVVKGQHGVVKFRIDGIMEVMRGPTNGIYTREQVVGAFGYAYNKLIGDRTGSHSSFTSDDFQSGMIPYRVGDRAMNLRWQSARGFEGFTVYIRYLLKDKTFKAERFQDFGYEDDQAEMFTRVGRTRKGMILICGETNSGKSTALTHYIETLPDRDLLNIIMVEDPVEKEVAGTSLQISLQRTLSVDSEKTPFTEVQGVLMRSDPCIIAQGEIRDLDSGTCAKTLLESGHQVLATTHAPGIMDVFVRLTSSEIGFSMESLTRPRFWSLVACQALVPKLCWCSHDQYADETIPHITEFIRARFDIDTSRMRTKRDGGCDSCGGRGTKGQTVVAEIYQPTRTFLQELRDGHDFEAERIWRSDSDKRFDSPNMRGKTMFEHALYKAYIGLIDPRQVETFDLFDQYEIV
- a CDS encoding type 4 pilus major pilin, producing the protein MGEIMITMSKRLRQQRGYSLVELSIVVAIIALLIYGVVKLVNGILADHRANAELSEMPTIITKIQKIYANRPNFSGATQAILVNNNAFPADWVVTGSTNLVNRWSGTVTLAVATIGAISNNAITLTTTGVPDSECKSIVPGMDDSVRTTAVNGTVVKQDGKPSDPALTGTSCANGTNTIIYTFSK
- a CDS encoding ATPase, T2SS/T4P/T4SS family, yielding MLLLEAATYSDWHVDIARPETSVVFREVNEAGDALAEAKPSRVPASMMPVLHLMLKWLRAHRDAGNQHSFAMNVGNLRFRGEVIRADRYALRRTRQEVETLESLKLGRAAEELLLDPEFRSGGLMLVTGDTGAGKSTTIRSAVKARLEKYGGYALAVESPIEVEFEGFHGDGYLEQVDATNMGYRYEVETAMRKFPAATRSMFMFGEVLGQDAAAELVRLSPRGHFVMTTIHGESPEAAIKMLITLAERGGESYARQLLGTSLRGVLHQRLVRGKPVVQCFKVSDMIRNVIGNSDAPLSNLTNAIDQARRELASQALRGAPSQPRMHL